One genomic window of Desulfobacterales bacterium includes the following:
- the ureE gene encoding urease accessory protein UreE: MLCLTRKIIGCHEPATTLTLPWSQRTRSRLRVQLDNGEEAGLFLERGVILRDGDCLATDNGHVVRIRAAVETVSTVRSNDPLLLARICYHLGNRHVDLEIGQRRVRYLHDHVLDEMIRGMGLRPEKEQAPLEPETGAYGKGHGHRHE; this comes from the coding sequence ATGCTCTGTCTAACCCGAAAAATTATTGGTTGCCATGAGCCCGCGACCACCCTCACCCTGCCCTGGTCGCAGCGCACCCGAAGCCGGTTGCGGGTCCAGCTTGACAATGGCGAGGAGGCCGGACTCTTTCTCGAACGCGGGGTTATCCTGCGCGACGGCGACTGCCTGGCCACGGACAACGGCCATGTGGTCCGGATCAGGGCGGCAGTGGAAACGGTATCCACGGTCCGCTCCAACGACCCCCTGCTGCTGGCGCGTATCTGCTATCATCTCGGCAACCGCCATGTGGATCTGGAAATCGGCCAACGCCGGGTCCGCTACCTGCATGACCATGTACTCGATGAGATGATCCGGGGCATGGGCCTGCGGCCGGAAAAGGAACAGGCCCCCCTGGAACCGGAAACCGGGGCCTATGGCAAGGGGCACGGACACCGCCATGAATAG
- a CDS encoding response regulator codes for MKKRVIISFALIFTLFSLGASVSLYNFITTISNLRDLLSLHEIEDIRQELSFRFQRIQTYTFSSPEIFSDNLDDILTNANEIDATVKRCHSCHHNPSVQEELDHTEALIQDYEEQLSHLITTAVETNYRAELQKKVFDLSETILKKVQGMIIASAANIQKKSEYAMQHISRSYNTLALTLLLTFMVAFAIAIYLTGHITKPIQELLTATNKIARGELGYQARYHAPAEFGKLIQTFNDMSLSLARKEKMIQLQIEEMEKTQRQLFEAEKLTALGTLAGGIAHDFNNILCGILGHIALLKRKRNPEDKEYKTFETIEKAGFRAADLTKQLLAFARREILAHRPVNINDNVNNVVVLLKNTINKRITIKLDLSKSLPPVLSDPAQLEQVVMNLCMNARDAMPEGGELAIKTEKVVLDAAFCKTHTEAKPGDYVKLTVMDQGTGIAEDVLPRIFEPFFTTKEVGKGTGLGLAMVYGVVKSHKGFCLVDSTPGKGTRFSVFLPVSKVISGEDGRPAPERFAGKATIMIVDDEPFITTMLSEHLQFLGCTTLIATNGEEAVQILSENRDSVDLVILDLNMPVMDGKETYSRLKEIKPDLLVLIASGYDAINNTVREILDQGADGHIQKPFNLRDLSGKIAQILKKNK; via the coding sequence GTGAAAAAACGCGTCATCATATCATTCGCCTTGATCTTCACCCTTTTTTCCCTGGGTGCGAGCGTCAGCCTGTACAATTTCATCACCACCATCTCAAATCTCCGCGATCTCCTGAGTCTGCACGAGATCGAGGATATCCGCCAGGAACTTAGTTTCAGGTTTCAGCGGATCCAGACATATACCTTTTCCTCCCCTGAGATCTTTTCAGACAATCTCGACGACATCCTGACCAATGCCAATGAAATCGACGCCACGGTCAAAAGGTGTCACAGCTGCCACCACAACCCTTCGGTGCAGGAAGAACTCGACCACACGGAGGCCCTTATCCAGGATTATGAGGAACAGCTCAGCCACCTGATCACCACTGCGGTGGAAACAAATTACCGGGCCGAACTCCAGAAAAAGGTTTTCGATCTGAGCGAAACCATCCTCAAGAAGGTCCAGGGGATGATCATCGCCTCCGCGGCAAACATCCAGAAAAAGTCCGAGTATGCCATGCAGCATATCTCTCGGTCATACAACACCCTGGCCCTCACCCTCCTGCTTACCTTTATGGTCGCCTTTGCCATTGCCATCTACCTGACCGGGCACATCACCAAACCGATCCAGGAACTCCTGACCGCAACCAACAAGATCGCCCGGGGAGAGCTTGGCTACCAGGCCCGGTATCACGCCCCGGCGGAATTCGGCAAGCTGATCCAGACCTTCAATGATATGAGTCTCTCGCTGGCCAGGAAGGAAAAGATGATCCAGCTCCAGATAGAGGAGATGGAAAAGACCCAGCGCCAGCTCTTTGAGGCGGAAAAACTCACCGCCCTGGGCACCCTGGCCGGGGGTATCGCCCATGACTTCAACAACATCCTCTGCGGCATCCTCGGCCACATCGCCCTGCTCAAAAGAAAACGCAACCCGGAAGACAAGGAATACAAGACCTTTGAAACCATTGAAAAGGCCGGCTTCCGGGCCGCCGACCTGACCAAGCAACTGCTGGCCTTTGCCCGCCGGGAAATATTGGCGCACCGGCCGGTTAATATAAACGACAACGTGAACAATGTTGTCGTACTGCTCAAAAACACCATCAACAAACGGATCACCATCAAACTCGATCTCAGCAAATCACTTCCCCCTGTTCTGAGCGACCCGGCCCAGTTGGAACAGGTCGTGATGAACCTCTGCATGAACGCCAGGGATGCCATGCCCGAGGGCGGCGAACTCGCCATAAAAACCGAAAAAGTGGTCCTGGACGCGGCCTTCTGCAAGACACACACCGAGGCAAAACCCGGCGATTATGTCAAGCTTACGGTGATGGATCAAGGCACGGGAATCGCGGAAGATGTGCTGCCAAGAATTTTCGAGCCCTTCTTTACCACCAAGGAGGTCGGCAAGGGCACCGGCCTGGGACTGGCCATGGTCTACGGGGTTGTCAAAAGCCACAAGGGGTTCTGCCTTGTTGACAGTACGCCCGGCAAGGGGACCCGTTTCAGCGTATTTCTGCCGGTTTCCAAGGTTATTTCGGGAGAAGACGGCCGGCCGGCGCCGGAGCGCTTTGCCGGAAAAGCCACGATCATGATAGTGGATGACGAACCCTTTATCACCACCATGCTGTCGGAGCATCTCCAGTTTCTCGGCTGCACCACGCTGATTGCGACAAACGGCGAGGAGGCCGTGCAGATACTGTCTGAAAACCGTGACAGCGTTGATCTGGTGATCCTTGATCTCAACATGCCGGTGATGGACGGAAAAGAGACCTATTCCAGATTAAAGGAGATCAAGCCCGACCTCCTGGTCCTTATTGCATCGGGATACGATGCAATCAACAACACGGTCAGGGAAATACTGGACCAGGGCGCGGACGGGCATATCCAGAAACCGTTCAACCTGCGGGACCTGTCCGGCAAGATCGCCCAGATCCTTAAGAAAAATAAATAA
- a CDS encoding tetratricopeptide repeat protein has protein sequence MSKLFDTLERIRENEESQHREPAAPAPGRRGPGRRRLVLWAILCSAVAGLVLFVLITDFSSLLKPGRHPTPAAPVEPAAAPAGPRQVATGQSGTTRAVNPVTRETRDQWRDKLADSDLTPEQRATLLNNIAAYYILDRQYWQGLSYLEQAIRLAPGAAEPLINYGVALTELGLYGVAIDYFERAGRINPDQPMLVKNIALLARNKIMGTRLLSLYGQKNSGASGKSQPGAY, from the coding sequence TTGAGCAAACTGTTTGACACGCTGGAGCGAATCCGGGAAAATGAAGAGTCGCAGCATCGAGAGCCGGCCGCGCCGGCCCCCGGCCGGAGAGGCCCGGGCCGGCGGCGGCTGGTTCTGTGGGCCATCCTTTGCAGCGCTGTTGCCGGCCTGGTTCTGTTCGTCTTGATCACTGATTTTTCCTCACTGCTGAAACCGGGCAGACATCCGACTCCGGCCGCGCCGGTGGAACCCGCCGCCGCCCCGGCCGGTCCGCGGCAGGTCGCGACCGGGCAATCCGGGACAACCAGGGCCGTCAATCCAGTGACCCGGGAAACACGCGACCAGTGGCGGGACAAACTGGCGGACAGCGATCTCACCCCTGAACAGCGGGCAACCCTGCTCAACAATATCGCGGCCTATTATATTCTGGACCGGCAATACTGGCAGGGGTTGTCCTACCTCGAACAGGCCATCCGCCTTGCCCCGGGTGCAGCGGAACCGTTGATCAATTACGGCGTGGCCCTCACTGAACTCGGCCTTTACGGGGTGGCGATCGATTATTTTGAAAGGGCCGGCCGGATTAACCCGGACCAGCCGATGCTGGTCAAGAACATCGCCTTGCTCGCCAGAAACAAAATCATGGGAACCAGGCTGCTCTCCCTGTACGGACAGAAAAACAGTGGTGCTTCAGGCAAATCTCAACCCGGGGCGTATTGA
- a CDS encoding SPOR domain-containing protein produces the protein MGNQLKIKVLSPKVRIILLIHLVLAGLLLMTPGVRAGTLIDALKDHPASIRGDNLKVPLLFRAIARQAGITVYVADNIDDTITIEMESRTLYDIFNLVVTAKHLRYYEKEGVLFIQKEEDFQSAPVNLATRRICSQYGRAEDYLEQLGKLLSKSGTITPTERGNCLLIVDLREQLDKVSAMFTELDRPIPQVYIEARIVIISDEAKRRLGIKWGFSDRYGDLSVTGAVDQQVSHTADLMVGYLRNNLNLNLELQALEQDNLARVLSSPRILVLDGKEAEIKQGKEVAYVTQTDSSINTSFREASLSLKVTPRILKNHYIVLDVSVTNDSVSTASSGGQPTIDTQEISSTLFLENNQTVVIGGILLENKDNIKQRVPLLGTIPILGNLFKSKDDSKKRYELQVFITPTILSMEDGNRPDPAGSPASAPPDARQLKKPAVTPKAGTAITTGPEASAREPVSTAGPPGAAEAGADNLAAPRPAADSALPDQVEMVSSDPEGPPLYTVQVGSFRKKANAEKMLNRIRDKGYTPYLAELTSGNGQIWYAVRLGDYQGWSLAVKHAGEFNGPQSRAAVVLPVNR, from the coding sequence ATGGGTAACCAATTGAAAATTAAGGTTCTGTCGCCAAAAGTCAGGATCATACTCCTCATCCACCTTGTCCTTGCCGGCCTGTTGTTAATGACGCCGGGAGTACGGGCCGGGACATTGATCGATGCGCTGAAGGATCATCCCGCTTCAATCCGGGGCGATAATCTTAAGGTGCCGCTTCTCTTCCGGGCCATTGCCCGGCAGGCGGGGATTACCGTCTATGTTGCCGATAATATCGATGACACGATCACCATTGAGATGGAAAGCCGTACCCTGTACGACATCTTCAACCTGGTGGTGACTGCCAAACATCTGCGCTATTACGAAAAGGAAGGGGTTCTCTTTATCCAGAAAGAAGAGGATTTTCAGTCCGCCCCGGTCAACCTGGCCACCAGGCGGATCTGTTCCCAGTACGGCCGGGCCGAGGATTATCTGGAACAACTGGGCAAACTTTTGAGCAAATCCGGCACCATCACCCCCACCGAACGCGGCAACTGCCTCCTGATCGTTGACCTCCGGGAACAGCTGGATAAGGTATCGGCCATGTTCACCGAACTGGACCGCCCCATCCCCCAGGTATATATCGAGGCCAGGATCGTGATCATCAGCGACGAGGCCAAGCGGCGGCTGGGCATCAAATGGGGATTCAGCGACCGGTACGGCGACCTGTCGGTAACCGGTGCGGTGGACCAGCAGGTAAGCCACACCGCCGACCTGATGGTGGGCTATCTGCGCAACAATCTGAACCTGAACCTGGAACTGCAGGCATTGGAACAAGACAATCTGGCCCGGGTTCTCTCCTCGCCGCGCATCCTGGTCCTGGACGGCAAGGAGGCCGAGATCAAGCAGGGCAAGGAAGTGGCCTATGTGACCCAGACCGACAGCTCGATCAACACCTCGTTCCGCGAGGCCAGCCTGAGTCTCAAGGTAACGCCGCGCATCTTGAAGAACCACTACATCGTCCTTGATGTCTCAGTGACCAACGACAGTGTCTCCACCGCCTCCTCCGGGGGACAACCCACCATCGACACCCAGGAGATCTCCTCCACCCTCTTTCTGGAAAACAACCAGACCGTGGTCATCGGCGGGATCCTCCTGGAAAACAAAGACAATATCAAACAACGGGTCCCGCTGCTGGGCACCATCCCGATACTGGGTAATCTCTTCAAAAGCAAGGATGACAGCAAAAAACGCTACGAACTCCAGGTGTTCATCACTCCGACCATTCTCTCCATGGAAGACGGCAACCGCCCGGATCCGGCCGGATCGCCGGCCAGTGCCCCACCGGACGCCCGGCAGTTGAAAAAACCGGCCGTGACCCCAAAAGCCGGGACCGCGATCACGACCGGGCCGGAGGCATCCGCCCGGGAACCCGTTTCCACCGCCGGGCCGCCCGGCGCGGCCGAGGCCGGGGCCGACAATCTTGCCGCTCCTCGACCAGCGGCTGACAGCGCCCTTCCGGACCAGGTGGAAATGGTATCATCTGATCCGGAAGGACCTCCCCTGTACACCGTGCAGGTCGGCTCCTTCCGGAAAAAGGCCAATGCCGAAAAGATGCTGAACAGGATCCGGGACAAGGGATATACCCCCTATCTTGCCGAACTCACCTCTGGAAACGGACAGATCTGGTACGCGGTCCGGTTGGGCGATTACCAGGGCTGGAGCCTGGCGGTCAAACATGCCGGGGAATTCAACGGCCCCCAGAGCCGGGCCGCCGTGGTACTGCCGGTAAACAGATAA
- the tadA gene encoding Flp pilus assembly complex ATPase component TadA, whose product MQIQPAKKKRFGDILVEGGLITVDQLQQALAFGRERQIKLGEALRELGFATEETVAKTVAKQLHIPFIDFNRIILDPEVIRLVPEMIARKHKMLAVGKRPGETLVAFADPLNIFALDDASRYIKDHIVTCVAEESKIIAAIDRYHGNTAQPMPPQASKATRAAAKEFDAVQAVDRIILQAVRSRASDIHIEPTPKKVRTRIRVDGILRESLSFPLESHPSIVSRIKILARMDIGEKRKPLDGRFEIPVSGRSFDIRVSTLPLQAGEKVVMRLLDKAKVRISLQDLGFEPEQQDIFEKHLLHPHEILLVTGPTGSGKTTTLYGALNYINSPEKNIVTVEDPLEYELPGINQIQVNPKADLTFASALRSILRQDPDVIMIGEVRDLETAEIAIQAALTGHLVLSTLHTNDAVGAVARLIDMEIPPFLISSSLGLVVAQRLVRLLCPLCRHSFSPPAALQEELNIPVQEDRVFYQPGSCKECDESGYRGRMAIYEIMPIGNAIKDLIVTKSASHEIAMMAAAEGVVPLRRAGLKKVFAGLTSLDEVLRVTLEAQE is encoded by the coding sequence ATGCAAATACAACCAGCCAAAAAAAAACGTTTTGGCGACATCCTGGTGGAAGGCGGGCTGATCACCGTTGATCAGCTCCAGCAGGCCCTGGCCTTTGGCAGGGAACGGCAGATCAAGCTGGGTGAGGCGCTGCGGGAACTGGGCTTTGCCACTGAAGAGACCGTGGCCAAAACCGTGGCCAAACAGCTCCACATCCCTTTCATCGATTTCAACCGGATCATCCTTGACCCCGAGGTGATCAGGCTCGTGCCGGAGATGATCGCCCGGAAGCATAAAATGCTCGCCGTGGGCAAACGGCCCGGGGAGACCCTGGTGGCCTTTGCCGACCCGCTGAATATCTTTGCCCTGGACGATGCTTCCCGCTACATCAAGGACCACATCGTCACCTGTGTTGCCGAAGAATCAAAAATAATCGCCGCCATTGACCGCTACCACGGAAACACGGCCCAGCCCATGCCCCCCCAGGCGAGCAAGGCAACCCGGGCCGCGGCCAAGGAGTTCGACGCGGTCCAGGCAGTGGACCGGATCATCCTCCAGGCGGTGCGCAGCCGGGCCAGCGACATCCATATCGAGCCCACCCCCAAAAAGGTGCGGACCCGGATCCGGGTGGACGGCATTCTGCGGGAATCGTTGAGTTTCCCGCTGGAGTCCCACCCCAGCATTGTCTCCCGGATCAAGATCCTCGCCCGGATGGATATCGGTGAAAAACGGAAACCCCTGGACGGCCGTTTCGAGATCCCGGTCTCCGGCCGCTCCTTTGACATCCGGGTCTCGACCCTGCCCCTGCAGGCCGGGGAAAAGGTGGTCATGCGGTTGCTGGACAAGGCCAAGGTCAGGATCAGCCTCCAGGATCTCGGCTTTGAGCCGGAGCAGCAGGATATTTTTGAAAAACATCTGCTCCATCCCCACGAGATACTCCTGGTAACCGGCCCCACCGGCAGCGGCAAGACCACCACCCTCTACGGGGCCCTGAACTACATCAACTCGCCGGAGAAGAATATCGTCACTGTTGAGGACCCCCTGGAATACGAGCTGCCGGGCATCAACCAGATCCAGGTCAATCCCAAGGCCGACCTCACCTTTGCCTCGGCCCTGCGGTCCATCCTGCGCCAGGACCCCGACGTGATCATGATCGGCGAGGTCCGCGACCTGGAAACAGCGGAGATCGCCATCCAGGCGGCCCTCACCGGTCACCTGGTCCTGTCTACCCTGCATACCAACGACGCGGTTGGCGCCGTGGCCCGGCTCATCGACATGGAGATCCCGCCCTTTCTCATCTCCTCCTCCCTGGGCCTGGTGGTGGCCCAACGGCTGGTACGGCTCCTCTGCCCGCTCTGCAGGCACTCCTTCAGCCCCCCTGCCGCCCTGCAGGAGGAACTGAACATCCCGGTCCAGGAGGATCGGGTTTTCTACCAGCCCGGCAGCTGCAAGGAGTGTGACGAGTCCGGCTACCGCGGCCGGATGGCTATCTACGAGATCATGCCGATCGGCAACGCCATCAAGGATCTGATCGTGACCAAATCGGCCAGCCACGAGATCGCCATGATGGCCGCGGCCGAGGGCGTTGTTCCCCTCCGCCGGGCCGGACTCAAGAAGGTTTTTGCCGGACTCACCTCTTTGGACGAGGTACTCCGGGTCACCCTTGAGGCCCAGGAGTAG
- a CDS encoding PilN domain-containing protein, with protein MIDRINLVPKKPLSSKIKDKIPPVLVLVLAIIALNLYVQDRSLTNRINQAGKDRALLQQSTDNYSRSLNRFQAKKAELARLNQQNSLVAARVRRLTGLRHQKKIFSELLAVIAAATPPSIVFRSIRFNGNNGELSGEARGYEDLPGLVERLRNSGKFGEITLKAINRKNQDNEMLFEFNISGRLNNADE; from the coding sequence ATGATTGACCGCATAAATCTCGTCCCCAAAAAACCGCTTTCCAGCAAGATCAAGGACAAGATACCACCGGTCCTGGTTCTTGTGCTGGCTATTATCGCCCTCAACCTCTATGTCCAGGACCGCTCCCTTACCAACAGGATCAATCAGGCGGGAAAAGACCGAGCCCTCCTCCAGCAGTCCACTGATAATTACTCCCGGTCCCTCAACCGGTTCCAGGCCAAAAAGGCCGAACTGGCCCGGCTGAACCAACAGAACTCCCTGGTTGCGGCCCGGGTCCGCCGGCTGACCGGGCTCCGGCATCAAAAAAAGATCTTCTCCGAGCTGCTTGCCGTGATCGCCGCGGCAACCCCTCCCTCGATCGTCTTCCGTTCCATCAGGTTCAACGGCAATAACGGGGAACTCTCGGGCGAGGCGCGTGGTTACGAGGACCTGCCCGGCCTTGTGGAAAGATTAAGGAACTCCGGCAAATTCGGAGAGATCACCCTCAAGGCCATCAACCGGAAAAACCAGGACAACGAAATGCTCTTTGAATTCAATATCTCCGGCAGGCTCAACAATGCCGACGAATAA
- a CDS encoding urease accessory protein UreF → MNRDNSLLRLLHLVSPTLPTGAFSYSQGLEWAVEAGWIDDGPSLGAWLADLAGQSLAFVDIAILGRMYRAIENEQQQELEQWCAMLLACRETAELRREEHTRGRALATLLQGLGVAGARRFGQSLRRSQLAGFALAAVRWDITLRDAALGYAWAWLENQILAGIKIIPLGQTEGQGLLLRLSADIAETVDQGLNIEDAEIGSANPALALACSLHENQYTRLYRS, encoded by the coding sequence ATGAATAGGGACAATTCCTTGCTGCGGTTGCTGCACCTTGTCAGCCCGACCCTGCCCACCGGCGCGTTCAGCTATTCACAAGGATTGGAATGGGCGGTGGAGGCGGGCTGGATAGATGACGGCCCTTCCCTGGGCGCCTGGCTCGCCGACCTGGCCGGGCAGTCACTGGCCTTTGTCGATATTGCGATTTTAGGCCGGATGTATAGGGCGATAGAAAACGAGCAGCAGCAGGAACTGGAACAATGGTGCGCCATGCTCCTTGCCTGCCGCGAGACAGCTGAATTACGCCGGGAAGAACATACCCGGGGCCGGGCCCTGGCCACCTTACTGCAAGGTCTCGGGGTTGCCGGGGCCAGACGCTTCGGACAGTCCTTGCGCCGCAGCCAACTGGCCGGGTTTGCCCTTGCCGCGGTACGTTGGGATATCACCCTGCGGGATGCCGCCCTGGGCTATGCCTGGGCCTGGCTGGAGAACCAGATTCTGGCCGGAATCAAAATCATCCCCCTGGGCCAGACAGAGGGCCAGGGTCTTCTCCTGCGACTCAGCGCGGATATTGCGGAAACCGTTGACCAGGGCCTGAACATCGAGGATGCGGAGATCGGCTCGGCAAACCCGGCCCTGGCCCTGGCCTGCAGCCTGCACGAAAACCAGTACACCCGCTTGTATCGATCCTGA
- a CDS encoding phosphate/phosphite/phosphonate ABC transporter substrate-binding protein, whose protein sequence is MSLNILSKQLRWISLVLGALLLFLSFPAQPRAGEKIVIGLLPEMNVFKQKRRFEPLAAYLTKKIGVKVQLTILSRYGNIIQRFIDHRVDGAFLGSFTGALAISQLKVEPLARPVNLDGTSTYCGYIFVRKDSGIKNVADMKNKTLALVERATTAGFVFPIAYLKRDGINDFTSYFKDYFFTGSHDASIKAVLAGEADVGAAKNTIYERTKQSDPRVAKDLVILATSIRVPSNGLCVRADMKQDLKERLKAALLNLDQDPAGVSVLKSLGAVRFVKTGKDDYQPVFDLAEEAGLQLKEYHYKNQ, encoded by the coding sequence ATGTCTCTCAATATACTTTCAAAACAGCTGCGCTGGATATCTCTGGTACTGGGCGCCCTGCTCCTGTTCCTCTCGTTTCCGGCCCAACCCCGGGCCGGGGAAAAGATCGTTATCGGCCTCCTCCCGGAGATGAACGTCTTTAAACAGAAGCGGCGTTTTGAACCGCTGGCCGCCTATCTCACCAAAAAAATCGGGGTCAAGGTGCAATTGACCATCCTCAGCCGCTATGGCAACATTATTCAAAGGTTTATCGACCACCGGGTGGACGGCGCCTTCCTGGGTTCATTCACCGGGGCCCTTGCCATTTCGCAACTCAAGGTGGAGCCCCTTGCCAGACCGGTGAACCTGGACGGGACCTCCACCTACTGCGGATATATTTTTGTCAGGAAGGACAGCGGCATTAAAAATGTTGCCGACATGAAAAACAAGACCCTGGCCCTGGTTGAAAGGGCCACCACCGCCGGTTTCGTCTTTCCCATCGCCTATCTTAAACGGGATGGAATCAATGATTTCACCTCCTACTTCAAGGATTATTTCTTCACCGGCAGCCATGATGCCTCGATCAAGGCGGTGCTTGCCGGCGAGGCGGATGTCGGGGCTGCCAAGAACACCATATATGAGCGTACCAAGCAGTCTGATCCGCGGGTGGCAAAGGATCTGGTTATCCTGGCAACCTCGATCAGGGTCCCTTCCAACGGCCTCTGTGTCCGGGCCGACATGAAGCAGGATCTGAAAGAGCGGCTCAAGGCGGCCCTGCTGAACCTGGATCAAGACCCGGCCGGCGTCTCTGTGCTCAAGTCTCTCGGCGCGGTCCGTTTCGTGAAAACCGGCAAAGATGATTATCAGCCTGTTTTTGATCTGGCCGAAGAGGCCGGGCTGCAACTCAAAGAATACCACTACAAGAATCAGTGA
- a CDS encoding AAA family ATPase, translating into MKTDLTTAISPSPSRADQPPWNHAPHLAFFGLSEEPFLLTPNRRFFFRSAGHNAILRVVRYGIRQGEGFIIITGEVGTGKTLLLRMLLAEFRAEFKDEYETALILSPLLSPAELLQAILVDVGRETAAASDNMESLLRELNGYLFALASDNRRLAVIIDEAQNLPDETIEQLRLLSNFESDRQKWLQIILVGQPELRHKLRQPNLRQLLQRITIIETLPALTPEETVSYVNFRLARAGRDNLVMGRRARQRLWRLTNGVPRRINRLAARALLVAFSRHSPRLTASIFSQADASLALDQKGTPRFNRSRRGLLLAGAVSLALIACILSLRPDFAERVIRDLANLVAIRP; encoded by the coding sequence ATGAAAACAGACCTGACAACAGCAATCTCGCCATCCCCTTCCCGGGCGGATCAGCCCCCCTGGAACCACGCGCCCCACCTGGCCTTTTTCGGTCTCAGCGAGGAGCCGTTCCTGCTCACCCCCAACCGCCGTTTCTTTTTTCGGTCCGCCGGCCACAACGCGATCCTGCGGGTGGTCCGTTACGGAATCCGCCAGGGCGAGGGGTTTATCATCATCACCGGTGAGGTGGGAACCGGCAAGACCCTGCTCCTGCGAATGCTGCTCGCCGAATTCCGGGCCGAATTCAAGGATGAGTATGAAACCGCGCTCATCCTCTCGCCCCTGCTTTCCCCGGCCGAACTGCTCCAGGCCATCCTGGTGGACGTGGGCCGGGAAACCGCGGCCGCCTCCGACAACATGGAATCCCTGCTCCGGGAATTGAACGGTTATCTCTTTGCCCTGGCCAGTGACAACCGGCGGCTGGCTGTGATCATCGACGAGGCCCAGAATCTCCCCGATGAAACCATCGAACAGCTGCGGCTGCTCTCCAACTTTGAATCAGACCGGCAGAAGTGGCTGCAGATCATCCTGGTCGGCCAGCCGGAGTTGCGCCACAAACTGCGGCAACCGAACCTGCGCCAGCTCCTCCAGCGGATAACGATCATCGAGACCCTGCCAGCGCTCACCCCCGAGGAGACGGTATCCTATGTGAACTTCCGGCTGGCCCGGGCCGGGCGGGACAACCTGGTCATGGGCCGGCGAGCCCGGCAGCGCCTCTGGCGACTGACCAACGGGGTGCCGCGCCGGATCAACCGCTTGGCGGCCCGGGCTCTGCTGGTGGCCTTTTCCAGGCATTCTCCGCGTCTGACCGCCTCCATCTTCAGCCAGGCGGACGCATCCCTGGCCCTGGATCAAAAAGGTACTCCCCGGTTCAACCGGTCCCGGCGGGGCCTGCTCCTGGCCGGGGCCGTTTCGCTGGCGCTGATAGCATGCATCCTGTCCCTGCGACCCGACTTTGCCGAACGTGTCATCCGGGATCTGGCCAACCTGGTTGCCATCCGGCCTTAG
- the ureG gene encoding urease accessory protein UreG, protein MTAEKKPSPLRLGIGGPVGSGKTALIDVLCRKMRDRYQIAVVTNDIYTREDAEFLTRSEALPAERIMGVETGGCPHTAIREDASMNLAAVDDFIHRFPGLDIIFIESGGDNLSATFSPELADLAIYVIDVAAGDKIPRKGGPGITRSDLLVINKIDLAPMVGASLTVMDNDARKMRNAKPFVFANMKTGQGVDEILAFIERQGMLAMP, encoded by the coding sequence ATGACAGCAGAAAAAAAACCGTCGCCGCTGCGCCTCGGCATCGGCGGCCCGGTGGGCTCCGGTAAAACCGCTCTTATAGATGTCCTGTGCCGCAAGATGCGCGACCGCTACCAGATAGCCGTGGTCACCAACGATATCTACACCCGCGAGGATGCCGAGTTTCTCACCCGGAGCGAGGCCCTGCCCGCCGAGCGGATCATGGGCGTTGAAACCGGCGGCTGTCCGCATACGGCCATCAGGGAGGACGCGTCGATGAACCTTGCCGCGGTGGACGACTTTATCCACCGTTTCCCCGGCCTGGACATTATCTTCATCGAGAGCGGCGGCGACAACCTGAGCGCCACCTTCAGCCCGGAACTGGCCGATCTGGCGATCTATGTCATTGATGTGGCCGCTGGTGACAAAATACCGCGCAAGGGCGGCCCGGGCATCACCCGCTCCGACCTGCTGGTGATCAACAAGATTGACCTGGCCCCGATGGTGGGCGCATCGTTGACCGTGATGGACAATGACGCCAGAAAGATGCGCAACGCCAAACCCTTTGTCTTTGCCAACATGAAAACCGGCCAGGGCGTGGACGAAATCCTTGCCTTTATCGAGCGGCAAGGCATGCTGGCGATGCCCTGA